The Streptomyces sp. GSL17-111 region ACAAAACGTCCGTGCACCGACTCGCCACCTGACCTCGACGGCTTCAACGTTGCCGCCGTCCCCCACCGGACCGTGCCGGAGGGCGCGGTCAGTCCATGACGAGGACGGCTTTGCCGCGGCCGTGGCCGGTTTCGACGTCGCGGTGGGCGTCGGCGGCGCGGGCCAGGGGGTACGCCTCGCGGATGTGGACGGTCACCTTGCCCTGCTCGTACAGGGCGACGAGTTCGGCGAGCCGTTCGGCGGAGCGGGCGCCCTCCACGTCACGCAGTCCGAGTCTCTCGGCCTCCTCCATGGCGACCATCGTGACGACGCGGTCGCGGTCCTTGACGAGTTCGACGGAGGCACGCAGCGCGTCGGGTCCGGCCGCGTCGAGGGCGGCGTCGACGCCGCCCGGGGCCAGTTCCCGCACCCGGTCGACGAGTCCGTCCCCGTAGATGACGGGGAGGGCGCCCAGCGCGCGCAGGTGGTCGTGGTTGCGTTCGCTCGCCGTGCCGATGACCCGCGACGCGCCCCAGGCGAGGGCGAGTTGGGTGGAGAAGGTGCCGAGACCGCCCGCCGCCGCGTTGATGAGGACGGTGTCGCCCTTGTGCACGCCGACGGTGGACAGGGCCATGTGGGCGCCCTGGCCGTTGCCGGGGAAGCCGGCCGCGACCTCCCAGGGCATCGCGGCCGGCTTGCGGACGATCTGGTCGGCGGGCACGGTCAGGTACTCGGCGTAGCCGCCGAGGACGGTGTAGCCGAGCACCTCGTCACCGGCGGCGAAGCCGGTGACGTCCTCGCCGACCTCGTCGACGACGCCCGCGAACTCGTTGCCGAGGACCATCGGGAACTCCGGCCTGATGAACGGGGGCGTCCACCCGCCGCGCACCCGGACGTCGAAGGGCATCACCCCGGCGGCG contains the following coding sequences:
- a CDS encoding NADP-dependent oxidoreductase; the protein is MMRAAALSAFGPPDVLREASLDVPHASGGQVRVRVRAAGVMPFDVRVRGGWTPPFIRPEFPMVLGNEFAGVVDEVGEDVTGFAAGDEVLGYTVLGGYAEYLTVPADQIVRKPAAMPWEVAAGFPGNGQGAHMALSTVGVHKGDTVLINAAAGGLGTFSTQLALAWGASRVIGTASERNHDHLRALGALPVIYGDGLVDRVRELAPGGVDAALDAAGPDALRASVELVKDRDRVVTMVAMEEAERLGLRDVEGARSAERLAELVALYEQGKVTVHIREAYPLARAADAHRDVETGHGRGKAVLVMD